The genomic stretch TCATTTCGGTCTTGACGATGCCCGGCGCCACCGCGTTCACCCGGATGTTGCGCGGCGACAGCTCCACCGCCAGGGCGCGGGTCAGCGCTTCGACCCCACCCTTGGCGGCGGCGTAGTTGCTCTGGCCCTTGCCGGGCTTCTGCGCCGCCACCGAACCGATGTTGACGATGCAGCCGCCGCGCTGGCGCATCATGCCCGGCACCACCTGCTGACAGCACAGCAGGGTGCCGACGAGGTTGGTCTGGATCACCTCGACGATGTCCTTGACCGGCATCGTCGCCAGCAGGCCGTCGCGGGTGATGCCGGCGTTGTTCACCAACAGGTCGATGCGCTGGAAATGCGCCTCGACCCGCTCGAAGAAGGCGCGGACGCTGTCGGCGCTGGCGACATCGCATTGCAGCGCCAGGCACTCGACGCCCTGGGCCTGGAGCTGCCCGCGCAGCTCCATCGCCGCCGTTTCGTCACGTACGTAACTGAACGCGACCTGATAACCCGCGCCGGCCAGGGCCAGGACAATCGCCCGGCCGATGCCGCGGCTGCCGCCGGTCACCACTGCTGTTTTGTTCGGCATGACCGTTCCTTAAAGCGAGTTGGCGGTTTTGAATTGAGCGAGGCTGAAACCATGGGTCGCGGCCAGCGCACGGATCTGCTGCACCTGCTCGCGGCTGATGTCGCCGTAGGAGTAGTGCTGCTTCATCCCGGACAAGCCCATCAACACCGATTCGGCCATGCAGGCATAGAGCTGCCCCTGCTTGAGGTAGGCCCGCACGTTCGGCGCCAGGCCATCGCCCATCGGCGTCTGCACGATCCCGCCGTGCATGTAGAGCACGTCGGCGCGCTCGCTGGCGAGGTTCTGGTCCACGTTCAGCGGCACGGCGATGTCGCAGATCACGCTGCTTTCGGCGAAATGCCGGGCATCGAGGAACGGCTGCGGAGCGTTCGCCGCGCACAGCACGATGCGCGCTTGCTTGAGCACTTCCAGATCGTTGCTGACGGTGATGAACGCGTTCGCGCCCAGACGCTCTTCGACCAGTTTCGCCACGCGCTGACCGAGGTCGGCGCCGGCGCCATGGGCGTGCAGCAAGGCGTCCATGCCGTCGAGCCCTTGCAGGCGGCTGGCGAGGCGGTCATCGGCGGCGACACCCTTGAGGATCGCCCGGGCGGCGTCGGCGTAGATCTGCTGCGCGGTCTTCTCCAGGCGGCGCAAGGAGCCGTCGCGGCCGCTGCCGATCAGGATCAGGTGCTCGACGCCGGCGGACAGCAGCGAGGCGTAGGTCGAGGCGATGTTGCCGGCGGCGCCGACCACGGCAGCAGTCTGCCGGGCCAGTTCCAGGCCCTGCTGTTTGCAGCCCTGCTCGATGGCTTCCAGGCCCATGCCGATGGTCAGCGCGTTGCCGGAGGTCAGCGCCATGTCGGGAATCTTCAGCGCCTGGCAGTTGTTGGTGACGATCGAGGTGTACATGCCAAGGCCGGCCACGCTGTAGCCGTCGGCGCGGGCATCGCGGATGCGGTTGCCGATTTCGTCGCGGATGGTTTCCAGGTCGCCGCTGGCGATGTATTCCGCCATGGCGTCGGAGTGCATGCACAGCGGGTACAGGGTGAACTCCACCGCCGTGCCGAGCCTGGAACGGATCTGCACCGGGCCGATAGGCGCCGCCCGGCGCTCCGGGGCCATGCGCTTGATGAACTCGCGCTTCTGCTCGGGGCTCAAGGTGGCCAGCGACGGGTCGACATCGCTGAGCATGTCGGCGTCGATCAGGTGGTTGATGAACGCCACGCGCGCCACCACGCGGACGTTCGCGTCAGGCTTTGGGAGGCTTTCGTCCCCCTTGAAGCGGGTGTCCCGGGCCGGCACGCCGGGGACGGTGCCGGCCAGCACGCCGGCGGCCAGCGGGAAGGCGTCGCGGCGGCGCAGCATGTCGCAGACCTTCTGCAGCGAACCGATCAGGCCGTCGATCTCCTCGAAGGTGATGCACACCGGCGGCTCCAGGCGGATCACGTTGGCGTTGCTGCCCGACGGCGCCACCCGCAGCGACTCGAACTGCAACAGGTAGCCGGCGATGATGTAGCCCAGCGCGTCGTTGTACTGCGCCGAGGCCTGCACCAGCGAACTGGTGCCGGTCAGGTCATGCAGCTCGAAACCCAGCAGCAGGCCGCGCCCGCGCACATCGGCGATCACGTCCGGATACGCCGCCTTGAGTTCCAGCAGCGAAGACTTGAGGTACTCGCCCTTGCGCTCCACGTCCTTGAGCATCGCGCTGTCGTTCTCGAACAAACGGCGCAGGGCCGACAGAGCGATGTGGCAGGAGACGTCGTCCTCGGCGAAGGTCGAGCTGTGGATGTAGCTGAAATCGACTTCGTAGTGGCTGGCGCGGATCACGGTGGCGGCGATTTTCATCAGGCCGCCGCCCAGGGCCTTCGACAGGCAGTAGTAGTCGCCCTGCAAGTTGAAGTGGCTGGCGCCGAGCAAGGTGCCGGTGCGGCCGAAACCGGACTGCACTTCGTCGATGATCAGCGGGCACTGCTGCTCGTTGCACAGCTTGCGCAGGCCCAGGTAGAACGCACCGGCGAACTCGTTGATCCCGCCCTCGCCCTGGATCGGCTCCAGCAGCACGGCGGTGATCGCGCTGAACGCGTCGCGGCGCACCTGCAAGGTCTCGCCGTCCCACTCAAGGTTCAGCCAGTGGCGCTGATGGCGGGCCGGCAACTCCTGGAGTTGCTGCGGCTGATGCGGGTCGATGAACTCCACGTTCAGGCCGAACCGGGCGAACGGCTTGCGGTACTGCTTGCCGTAGGTCAGCTGGACGGTGTTCACCAGTTTGCCGTGGAAGCTGCCGCGCACGGCCAGGAACACCGGCTCGACATGCAGTTGCGCCAGGTTGTGCTGACGCACCGCCTCCACCACCTGACGCACGGTCACGGTGGTCAGGTGGGCCGGCAGCAGGCCTGGCGGCAGGTCCAGGTCATCGACCTCCAGCTCGACATAGGCCTTGTCGCTGGCGGTCAGTTCGGCCAGGGCGAAGTCGCGCTCGTCGAACGCCTTCTGCAGGTTTTTCTGACGACGGTACTCGGCGTGCTTGACGGCGATCTCCACCGACTCGGCGCCGCTGTTGGAGAAGGTCGAAATGTAGCGCTCGGTGTTGTTCAGTTCACGGTTGAACGCCTCGCTCAACTCACGGCCCAGCTGCCCCGCCGCGCCGCGCACGGACATCTGCGCGTTGAACGGCACGTCGGCGCGCAACAGGCTGCACAGCTGATCGACGAACTGCGGATCGTTGTGGCCGTACAGCGCGGCGCCGTAGCCGCCGAGGAAATCGGTGACGGTGACTTCCGCGCCTTGCCGGTCGCGGTAGAACAGTTTGCTGCCCAATGCCCGGTGAAACTGGCACTCCAGGCCCAGGGCCTGCATCAGTTCAACGAATTTCGGACGTACGTAATCGCGGTAATCCATGACAGTCATATCCCTTGGGTAAAAAACGAGAGGCGATGCATTGCGTTCGGGCGGTCAGTCGGCCGCCTGTAAATCGAGTCGGTAACAGGCGCTGAACCCGTTGGTGTCGCGGTTGACGATCAAGCAATCGTGCAGCACCGCATCCCGGCGTCCGCCGGCCACGAACGGCAGGCGCGGATCCACCGGCTGCTCCAGGCCGATGACCGGCGGCACGCACTGGGCGACCAGGGCCTGGCGGGCCAGGATCAGATCGACCAGGCTCGGCGCACCGCTGAGCAGGCCGGTGACGCCGACGGCGCTGGTGATGTGCGCGGCGCCGGTGCGGGCCAGCGTGCGGGCCAGGTCAGCGTCCTGCTGCGGGTCGCCGCTGGCGCTGCCGATCAGCAGGTCCGCCTGCCGATCCGGCAGGTTCAACGACTCCAGGCGCGGGTGCGCGGCCAGCTCCGCCAGGCAGACCTGCGGCCCCGGCGGCAGATCGTCGGCGCGGCGCAGGATCAGTGCGGCGGCACCCTCGCCGGCGATCCCGCCGCCGCCCTGGCGGTCGAACGCGCGCAGGCTCACCGGCCCGTCGGTGCCGATGGCCCCGGCCTCGGCCAGGGCGGCCAGCGCCAGCGGGTCGAGCTCACTGCCGGCACCGACCACGATCGCGGCATCGATGCGTCCGCTTTGCAGGGCGGCCCGCGCCTCGCGCAGAGCGGCCAGGTTGCCGGCCACGCCTTGCATGTAGGCGTTGCACTCGCACTCCAGCTTCAGCGCCAGGCTGACGATGCCGAGCAAGCCGTTGCTCAGGCTCTTGAGCACCAGGAACGGATCGAGCGCGCGTTCCTGCAGCACCCGCTGCGCCAGGCGCTGCATGTCGGCACCGGATGCGTCGCGGCACTCGTCCAGCAGTTCGCCGTAGGACGCCACGGAAGGATGGGTGTAACCGCCCTGGCAGCAATAGAGTCCGTAGCGCAGGCCGTCGGCGCCCGGCTCGAGCCCGGCCTCGGCCAATGCCTGGCGCACGCTGCTGACGCCCCAGATCACCGCCGGCGGGCAGTAGCGCTGAAGGTTCTGCGGGACATCCTGACGGCTGCGCTGGTGCTCCTGGTCGCCGACATGGCCGAACGCGGCGATCCGCTCGCTGCGCAACAAGGGCGAGCTCAAAGGCACGATGCCGCTGCGACCCTCGACGGCGGCCGACCACAGGTGCTCCGGGCCCCGGCCGCTGGCCAGCACGCAACCGCTGCCGGCGATGGCAACCTGTACAGAGTCCATGTTCATTGTCCTTGCTCCCGGTATTTGCCAAGCGCCAGCGAGGTATTGAGGCCACCGAAGCCGAAGGAATTGCTCAGCGCAAAATCCACCCGGCGGCTGACCGCTTGGCCGGGGCAATAGTCGAGGTCGCACTGCTCATCGGCGTGGTGCAGGTTCACGGTCGGCGTGACCAGATCGTTCAGGCAGGCCAAGGCTGTGACGATGCATTCCGGCGCTCCGGCCGCCGCGATCAGGTGGCCGAACTGCGATTTGTTGGCGCTGACCGCCAACGACCGGTAGTGGCGCTGCTCGGCGAACACCTTTTTGATCGCCAGGGTTTCGGCCACGTCATTGAGCGGCGTGGACGTGCCGTGGGCGTTGATCAGGTCGATCTGCGCGGCGCGCAGTCCCGCGTCGTCCAGCGCCGCCTGCATGGCCAGCGCCGCGCCCCGGCCTTCCGGTTGCGGCGCGGTGACCTTGTAGGCGTCCAGGCTGCTGCCGAAACCGAGCACCTCGGCATAGGGCGTCGCCCCCCGCGCCAAGGCGTGCTCCAGGCTTTCGAGCACGACGAAGCCGCCGCCCTCGCCGGCGATCAGGCCGCTGCGGTCACGGTCGAACGGACGGCACAGGTCGGCGCCCCAACGCTGCTCGCCCGACGCGGCGCCGAGCAGGTACAGCGCGGCCATGGTGTCGAGGTTGAGCACCGAGTCCGCGCCGCCGGCCAGCGCCACGTTCACCTCGCCGCGGCGGATCATCCGGAATGCGTTGCCGATGGCCTGGGCCGCCCCGGCGCAGGCGCTGCTGATATTGATCACCGGGCCTTCGCAGCCCAGGTCGTCGGCGATCACCCGGGCCAGGCGGTCGTTGCTCTGACGCAGCGAACCTTCATCGCTCACCTGCGCCGAACGGTTCATCAGGTGCGACCAGTCCGGCTCGCGGCCGTCCGGGGCCTGGGCCAGCAGCATGTCGGCAAGCATGTGCTGGGGCGCGCCGGACGCGCACAGCACCGCCGCATCGCGCAGTTGGCCGGGCGACAGGCGACTGTCGGCCACCGCCTGGGTCGCGGCCACCCAGCCGAACCGGCTGCGCCGTTCCAGCGCCATGTCCCAGGCCGGGTGGCCTTGCAGCCGCTGCGGCATCAGCGCCATGTCGACGGCGGCCGCGTAGCGCACCGGGAACGGCTCCTCGCCGAGGTCTTCCGGTTGCCAGGGGCGCACGCAATGCTCGCCGCCGAGCATCTTTTCCCACAGGGTCTGCCATTCGAAACCGAACCCGGTCACGGCCCCCATGCCGGTAATCACAATCCGTGTCGCGCTCATGCGTACTTCTCCATGGGTTCACAGGCCAGCAGCAAGGCGCCCCAGTGGCCGCCGCGACTGTGGCTGACCAACAGGGTGTAGCCGGGCTGCGCCGCCTCCAGGCTTTGGTGCAGGGTCAGGGCCGCTTCGGTCAGCAGCGTGCTGGCGCCGAGGTCGCCGGTCATCGGCAGGATGCTGCGCACCGCCCTCGGCTGCTCGTCGAACAGCGCCAGCCAATGCGGGTCGCCGACATTGCCCACGACCTGGCCGACATCGCCGGGACGCAGCCTTTCCTCGCTCAACGCTTGCTCGATGACCCGACGCCCGACCGCTTGCGCCCGCTGCGGATCGCGGGTGTAGCCCCGGGCGAATCCGGCGACGCGCAACACCTGCCCGACACCGGACGGAGGGCTGGCGCAGAGCAGCAACGCCGCAGCGCCTTCGCCGTGGACCGGCTCGCCCGACGGATCCGGCTCGCGCAGGTACAGCGCCGGCGTCAGGTTCGGGCTGCTGCTGACCACCAACGCCGCGTCGGCGTTCTGCTCGCCGATCTGGCGGCTGGCCTCGATCAGCGCGTCGAGTCCGGCGTTGTCGCCGGAACAGAAACCGCCCATCGGCCCTTGGCAGTGCAGCGCTTCGGCGACGTAGGCCATCACGCTGCTGTTGAGCAGGGTCAGCGCGTGCAACGGCGGTGTGTTGGCCAACAGTTGCGCGACCTTTTTCTGCGGTTGTTCCGCAATGGCCCGCACCGCGTCCCAGCACGGGCTCGGCGCATCGACCTCCGGAATCGCAGCGGTGAGGGCGATGCGCTCCGGCGGCAGGTTCAGGGCTTCCAGCGCCGGGGCCAGGCGGGCGGCGCAGTGCAGCAGGCGCAGCCCCTGGGGCTCGACGCTGCGCTGTATCTTGCGGTCGAACAGGTTGCCGGCCAGGCGCGGCGTCGCCAGCGCAAACGCCCGCCGCTCGGCGTCGAAGGCCAACCGTTGCGCCGATGTCGGCGCCCCCGGCAGATCGGCGCATTCGCTGCCGGCGGCGTTCAGCACCGCTGCCGCGTGGATAAAGACCCTGTTCATCTCACGCCCTCCCCAGCAGCAGCGAGCTGTTGATGCCGCCGAACCCGAAGGAGTTGGACATCACCACGTTGATCGACTGCTGCAAGGGTTCGTCGAGGAACCGCAGCGCCGGATAGTCGGCACGTTCGGGCTCATAGTTCAGCGTCGGCAACAGCACGCCGTCGCGCAGGCTGATCAGCGACAGCACCGCTTCGATTGCGCCGCTGCCGGCCAGGGAATGGCCGACGGCGGACTTGTTGGCGGTGTAGGTCACATGGTCCTGGACATCGCCGAACACACGCTGCAAGGCCAGGGCCTCGCAACTGTCGTTGGCCTGGGTGGACGTGCCGTGGGTGTTGACGTGCTGCACGGCGCTGCTCAGCAGGCCGGCGTCTTCGATTGCCGCTTCCATGCATTCCTCGTATTTGCTGCCGTCCCGGCTGCTGGAGGTCATCTTCTGGGCCTCGCACACGTTGGCGTAGCCCAGCACCCGCCCCAGCACCTTGGCCTTGCGCCGCCGGGCATGCTCGGCGGATTCGAGCACCACCAGCGCCGCGCCCTCGCTGAGCACGAAGCCGCTGCGGTCGGGCATGAACGGCCGGCTCTGCTCGCTGGCCGGCAAGTCCGCCTGACAGATCGCGCCAAGGCTGTTGAACATGTAATAGGGCAGCTCGTTGGCCATCAGCTCCACCGCGCCGCACAGCGCCAGGTCGATCTCGCCGCGCTCGATGGCCCGGAACGCACTGCCGATGGCCATGGTGCCGGCGGCGCAGGCGTCGGAGTGGGTCGAGATGTGATCGCGGATGCCCAGCCGCTCGGCCAGGTCCTGAGTCTGCTGATCGACCCGCCGGGCAAACGCGGTGCCCGACGTCGCCGGACGCTCCAGCAGCCGGTCCAGATCGACCTGGCCCGCCTCGTCCATGCAACGGGCGGCCCATTGCAGGTCATGACTGTCGGCGCAGTACTTGTTGGCGCCCAGGAACAGCCCGCTGCGGCTGCGGGCGAAATCCGCCGGCGTCAGGCCCGCGTGCTGCAGGGCCTGCCGGGCGACATAGTCGGCCAGCACGCTTTGCCGCGGATGCTGCGCGGCATTGCCGCCGAACCCCGCCGTGATCCGCTGCCACTGTTCGTCATCGATGAACCCGGCCGCACTGTTGCGAAACCCCAGCGCCTTGAACCATGGATGCTCGCGGACACAGGATCGCTTGCGGCTGATCCGCTCGAACAACGTGGCGGCGTCCAGCGCCATCGGCGCCGCCAGGCCGTACCCGCTCACACAGACTTCTCGTGCCCGCATGGGAACTCCTAGACCGCTTCTTTGACGTGGGAAGCCACAAAGCGCTCGACCAGTTGGCGGGACACCTCATCGCCGTCGGCCGGCGCCAGGCGCGCGCTGCAAGCGCCGCACACCACTTGCTGACGCTCGTTCAGCACGGCTTGATGGGCATTGCAGTCAGGGCAGGCCTTGGGCAGGTAGTTGAAGAGGTTGCGGCACTGCTGCGCCCAGTTGCGCACGGTGGTGGCGGCAAACACCTGGGCCGGTTGCATGCCGGCGTGGAGTTGGTCCGGGGCATAGGCGCTCAGGCTCTGCTCCAGCAATGCCTTGCCGCTTTCGGTGATGCGGCCGTTGGCCAGGAACTCGCTGGCGTCGCCGCACACGGCAACGGCGTGATCCAGCACGCTGGTCTTGGGCAAGGTGCAGCCGTACTGACGACCCAGCTGAAAGCTGAGGTCGACGATGTCCAGAGAATCGGCGCCCAGGTCTTCGACGATGCTGCTGTGCTCGTCGATTTCATCGGCGCCCATCACCAACAGTTGCGCAAGGATTTCGCGGGTGCTGGCAATGACGTTTTCCAAGTCCAATGGATTGTTCATCTTTATCTCCGTATATGTCGTGATTACTTCATGGATTCCGTCCGCGAGAAGTAACTTTTCCCACAACAACTTCTCACGCGGCGGCAATCTAAACTCTGACCTTAAGGGGAGAGTCAACGGACTTTCCGAAGTTTTTCGACCACTCGGCACAGACGCGCAAATGGGCCTGCGCACCGCACTCGATTGGTGCAGAACGCCGAAAGGCTCGACACATTTACTTAACAAACACGGTATACGGTATGGCGCCGGCGCTGCACCCGACCGGTGCCGGGCACAGAACTAAAGCACCAACTTCGGCAAGAACTCGCCAGACGTATAAAGAAACAAAACCGGACAAGTAAATAAGTTATAACTTCAGAACTTTTGCTCCACATCAATGCGACCTTCGCGTAACGCGCGGCACCCACGAGAAGAACTGGGCCTGCCGCGAAACTGCGTTCATGGGCAACTGGATGTCGAGCGCAGACAACAGCACAGGCACCACGCGCTATAGGGTGCGGTTTCCTTTCGTCCATTCCATTGCCGGAGTTCCCATGACCGCCACCGCCCCCATCACCGTTCTGCGCGACACCCACCCACTGCCGGTTCTCGACGCCTGCAAATGGGAGAAGCTCGAAGGCGATCCGCACACCGTCAACCTCAACGCCTACACCAGCGAAGACGGCAGCAAGATCATGGGCACCTGGATCTGCACGCCGGGCAAATGGCGGGTGGATTACGTGAAATGGGAGTACTGCCACTTCCAGGAAGGCTATTGCATCATCACCCCGGACGGCATGGCGCCGATCCATCTGCGCGCCGGCGACATCTTCGTGGTCGAGCCGGGCATGAAGGGCACCTGGGAAGTGGTCGAGACCGTGCGCAAGTATTTCGTGTTCGCCTGACGCAAAAAAGCCGGGAAACCGCCCGACGCGGTTTCCCGGCAACACCTACTGCACTCTGACTGTCGCTGCATCAGCAGCACTTAAAGCTTCAAGCCTCAAGCCTCAAGCCTCAAGCCTCAAGCCTCAAGCCTCAAGCTTCAAGCTTCAAGCTTCAAGCTTCAAGCTCGTGGCTTGTGGCTTGTGGCTTGTGGCTTATGGCTGACAGCTACCGCAACTTGCGGTAGCTGTTGACGATCGCCGAGAAGTCCTTGCCGCCCTCCCCGCGCTGGCTCATCGCCTGATACAGCTGCTGCGCCACCGCGCCGAGCATCACCGGCTGGTGCGCCTGACGCGCCGCTTCGGTGGCCAGGCCCAGGTCCTTGAGCATCAGCTCCGCACCGAACCCGCCGGTGTAGCCGCGCGAGGCCGGCGCCGTTTCGACGATGCCCGGCCACGGGTTGTACATCTCCGAACTCCAGCAGCGCCCGGTGGAACTGTTGATGATGCCGGCCAGCACTGTGGTGTCGATGCCCAGCGCATCCCCCAGGGCCATGGCCTCGCTGACCCCGACCATGGAAATGGCGAGCAGCAGATTGTTGCAGATCTTGGCGATCTGGCCGGTGCCGACCTCACCGCAATGCACGATGTTGCGGCCCATCTGCGCCAGCACCGGTTGCAGGGTGGCGAACAGCTCCGGGGTGGCGCCGACCATGAAGGTCAAGGTGCCCGCCGCCGCGCCGCCGGTGCCGCCGGAGACCGGCGCGTCCGCCATGGCCACGCCTTGCTTGGCGGCCGCAGCGGCCACGTCGCGGGCGGTCTGCGGATCGATGGTGCTGCAGTCGACGGCCGGCACGCCTTTGCCGATGCCGGCCAGCACACCGTCCTCGCCCAGCCAGACGCCGCGCACATGCACGGCGGCCGGCAGCATGGTGATCACCAGCTCGGCGTCCCTGGCCGCATCCTTCGCGGTCGGACGGATGGTGCCGCCCAGTTGCTCCAGCTCCGCCAGCACGGTCTTGTTCAGATCCACCAGGTTCAGCGAGTGGCCGGCCTTGATCAGGTTGCGCGCCATCGGCGCGCCCATGTTGCCCAGCCCGATAAATGCAATCTTCATGGCCGGCTCCTCAGCGCAGGTTGATGGTGGTGTTCGGGCCGTCGTTGACGCTGTCGTCATCGAACCAGCGCGCGGTCACGGTCTTGGTCTGGGTGTAGAACTGCACCACTTGCTTGCCGTACGGACCGAGGTCGCCGAGCTTCGAGCCGCGCGAACCGGTGAAGCTGAAGAACGGCACCGGCACCGGGATCGGGATGTTGATGCCGACCTGGCCGACGTCGATTTCCGCCTGGAACTTGCGCGCCGCTGCGCCGCTCTGGGTGAACAGGCCGGTGCCGTTGCCGAACGGGTTGGCGTTGACCAGCGCGATGGCCTGGTCGAGGGTGTCCACCTCCAGCACCACCAGCACCGGGCCGAAGATTTCCTGGGTGTAGATCTGCATGTCGGTGGTCACCCCGGAGAACAGGGTCGGGCCGACGAAGTTGCCGTTCTCGTAGCCCGGCACGCTGATGCCGCGGCCGTCCAGTTCGAGCTTGGCGCCTTCCTTGATGCCGCTTTCGATCAGGTCGAGGATCCGCGCCTTGGCCTTCTTCGAGATCACCGGCCCCACATCGGTGCCCGGCTCGCTGCCGGCGTTGACCTTGAGCTTCTGCGCCAGCGCCTTCAGGTCCGGCAGCCACTGCTTGGCCGCGCCCACCAGCACCACCACCGAGGTGGCCATGCAGCGTTGCCCGGCCGCGCCGAAACCGGCGCCGACCAGCGCGTTGAGCGCCTGCTCGCGGTTGGCGTCCGGCAGCACCACGGCGTGGTTCTTGGCGCCCATCATCGATTGCACGCGCTTGCCGTGCTTGCCGGCCAGGTCATAGACGTGGGTACCCACGGCAGTGGAACCGACGAACGAGACCGCCTTGATGTCCTTGTGGGTGCACAGGCCGTCCACCACGTCCTTGCCGCCGTGCACCACGTTAAGCACACCGGCCGGGATGCCGGCCTCGATGGCCAGTTCCACCAGCAGCATCGTCGACAGCGGATCCTGCTCGGACGGCTTGAGCACGAAGGTGTTGCCGCAGGCGATGGCCATCGGGAACATCCACAGCGGAATCATCGCCGGGAAGTTGAACGGGGTGATGCCTGCGCAGACGCCGATCGGCTGGCGCAGGGTGTAGGTGTCGACGCCGCCGGCGACGTTCTCGGCGAACTCGCCCATTTGCAGGGAGCCGATGGAGCAGGCGTGCTCGACCACTTCCAGGCCACGGAAAATGTCGCCCTCGGCGTCGGCGATGGTCTTGCCCTGCTCGGCGCTGAGCACCACGGCGATGCGCTTGGAGTGCTCGCGGATCAGGGCCTGCAGCTTGAGCATGATGCGCATGCGTGCGCCGATCGGGGTCAGCTTCCAGGTCTGGAAGGCGCGCTGGGCGGCGCTGACCGCGGCATCGACCTCGGCGGCGGTGGCGAACGGCACCCGGGCCAGGACTTGCTGGGTCGCCGGGTTGACGATGTCGTGCCATTCGGTGGTCTGCGATTCGACCCATTCACCGTCGATCAGCAGCTTGACCTTCTGGACCGTGGTGTCGTTGGGCGTGAGCGATGCGTTCATGCTGGTCTCCGGAACTTGTTTTTATCTTGGGAGCCAAGGCGAAAGGTCCGCCTTGGGAGGAGGCGTGTGCCGCACATTGGTTGTCGGACCGTTTTTGGAGTATAGATGTGCAAACTTCTAATAAGAACGCACATATAAGCCCGTCCATCATGCAAAAAAACATCACCTCACTGGGGTCGCTGAACTGGGACGACCTCAAGTTCTTTCTCGAAGTCGCCCGCACCCGCAAGGCCAGCACGGCGGCCAAGCGCCTGGCGGTGGACTACACCACCGTGTCGCGGCGCATCGGTTCGCTGGAGGCGGCGCTGGGCACCTTGCTGTTCGAGAAGTCGCGCACCAACGGCTTCGTGCTGACCGCCGAAGGCCAGCGCCTGCTCAGTTACGCCGAATCGATCGAAAGCACGCTGCACATGGCCTGCGAGCAGGTGTCCGGCTCCGGCGTGGCGCTGTCCGGCCATGTGCGCATGGGCTGCACCGAAGGCTTCGGCAGCTTTTTCATCACCCCGCAGCTGAGCCGTTTCGTCGATGACTATCCGGCGATCTCGGTGGACATCCTGCCGCTGCCGCACTTCATCAGCCTGTCCAAGCGCGAGGCGGACATCGTCATCGCCCTGGAGCGGCCAGAGCACGGGCCCTACGTGTGCTGCAAGCTCTGCGACTACCGCCTGCAGCTGTACGCGACCCAGGAATACCTCGACCAGCACCCGCCGATCCGCCGCCCCGCGGACCTGGGCCAGCACCGGTTCATCAGTTATGTGGACGACCTGGCGTTCAGCTCCGAGCTGCTCTACCTGGCCAACGTGCTGCCCGGCGCCAACGCGCACCTGCGCAGCACCAGCGTGATCGCCCAGTTCGTGGCGGCGCAGCAAGGGCGCTCGCTGGCGATCCTGCCGTGCTTCCTCGCTGCGCAGGATCCACGCCTTTTGCCGGTGCTGCCGGAGGAA from Pseudomonas ekonensis encodes the following:
- a CDS encoding 3-oxoacyl-ACP reductase family protein, with product MPNKTAVVTGGSRGIGRAIVLALAGAGYQVAFSYVRDETAAMELRGQLQAQGVECLALQCDVASADSVRAFFERVEAHFQRIDLLVNNAGITRDGLLATMPVKDIVEVIQTNLVGTLLCCQQVVPGMMRQRGGCIVNIGSVAAQKPGKGQSNYAAAKGGVEALTRALAVELSPRNIRVNAVAPGIVKTEMSTALIGSQEEEIQSRLLIKRYAEPEEIAEAVLYLAERGLYLTGEVLPVNGGLKMP
- a CDS encoding aminotransferase class III-fold pyridoxal phosphate-dependent enzyme, which translates into the protein MDYRDYVRPKFVELMQALGLECQFHRALGSKLFYRDRQGAEVTVTDFLGGYGAALYGHNDPQFVDQLCSLLRADVPFNAQMSVRGAAGQLGRELSEAFNRELNNTERYISTFSNSGAESVEIAVKHAEYRRQKNLQKAFDERDFALAELTASDKAYVELEVDDLDLPPGLLPAHLTTVTVRQVVEAVRQHNLAQLHVEPVFLAVRGSFHGKLVNTVQLTYGKQYRKPFARFGLNVEFIDPHQPQQLQELPARHQRHWLNLEWDGETLQVRRDAFSAITAVLLEPIQGEGGINEFAGAFYLGLRKLCNEQQCPLIIDEVQSGFGRTGTLLGASHFNLQGDYYCLSKALGGGLMKIAATVIRASHYEVDFSYIHSSTFAEDDVSCHIALSALRRLFENDSAMLKDVERKGEYLKSSLLELKAAYPDVIADVRGRGLLLGFELHDLTGTSSLVQASAQYNDALGYIIAGYLLQFESLRVAPSGSNANVIRLEPPVCITFEEIDGLIGSLQKVCDMLRRRDAFPLAAGVLAGTVPGVPARDTRFKGDESLPKPDANVRVVARVAFINHLIDADMLSDVDPSLATLSPEQKREFIKRMAPERRAAPIGPVQIRSRLGTAVEFTLYPLCMHSDAMAEYIASGDLETIRDEIGNRIRDARADGYSVAGLGMYTSIVTNNCQALKIPDMALTSGNALTIGMGLEAIEQGCKQQGLELARQTAAVVGAAGNIASTYASLLSAGVEHLILIGSGRDGSLRRLEKTAQQIYADAARAILKGVAADDRLASRLQGLDGMDALLHAHGAGADLGQRVAKLVEERLGANAFITVSNDLEVLKQARIVLCAANAPQPFLDARHFAESSVICDIAVPLNVDQNLASERADVLYMHGGIVQTPMGDGLAPNVRAYLKQGQLYACMAESVLMGLSGMKQHYSYGDISREQVQQIRALAATHGFSLAQFKTANSL
- a CDS encoding beta-ketoacyl synthase N-terminal-like domain-containing protein; its protein translation is MDSVQVAIAGSGCVLASGRGPEHLWSAAVEGRSGIVPLSSPLLRSERIAAFGHVGDQEHQRSRQDVPQNLQRYCPPAVIWGVSSVRQALAEAGLEPGADGLRYGLYCCQGGYTHPSVASYGELLDECRDASGADMQRLAQRVLQERALDPFLVLKSLSNGLLGIVSLALKLECECNAYMQGVAGNLAALREARAALQSGRIDAAIVVGAGSELDPLALAALAEAGAIGTDGPVSLRAFDRQGGGGIAGEGAAALILRRADDLPPGPQVCLAELAAHPRLESLNLPDRQADLLIGSASGDPQQDADLARTLARTGAAHITSAVGVTGLLSGAPSLVDLILARQALVAQCVPPVIGLEQPVDPRLPFVAGGRRDAVLHDCLIVNRDTNGFSACYRLDLQAAD
- a CDS encoding beta-ketoacyl-[acyl-carrier-protein] synthase family protein: MSATRIVITGMGAVTGFGFEWQTLWEKMLGGEHCVRPWQPEDLGEEPFPVRYAAAVDMALMPQRLQGHPAWDMALERRSRFGWVAATQAVADSRLSPGQLRDAAVLCASGAPQHMLADMLLAQAPDGREPDWSHLMNRSAQVSDEGSLRQSNDRLARVIADDLGCEGPVINISSACAGAAQAIGNAFRMIRRGEVNVALAGGADSVLNLDTMAALYLLGAASGEQRWGADLCRPFDRDRSGLIAGEGGGFVVLESLEHALARGATPYAEVLGFGSSLDAYKVTAPQPEGRGAALAMQAALDDAGLRAAQIDLINAHGTSTPLNDVAETLAIKKVFAEQRHYRSLAVSANKSQFGHLIAAAGAPECIVTALACLNDLVTPTVNLHHADEQCDLDYCPGQAVSRRVDFALSNSFGFGGLNTSLALGKYREQGQ
- a CDS encoding beta-ketoacyl synthase — protein: MNRVFIHAAAVLNAAGSECADLPGAPTSAQRLAFDAERRAFALATPRLAGNLFDRKIQRSVEPQGLRLLHCAARLAPALEALNLPPERIALTAAIPEVDAPSPCWDAVRAIAEQPQKKVAQLLANTPPLHALTLLNSSVMAYVAEALHCQGPMGGFCSGDNAGLDALIEASRQIGEQNADAALVVSSSPNLTPALYLREPDPSGEPVHGEGAAALLLCASPPSGVGQVLRVAGFARGYTRDPQRAQAVGRRVIEQALSEERLRPGDVGQVVGNVGDPHWLALFDEQPRAVRSILPMTGDLGASTLLTEAALTLHQSLEAAQPGYTLLVSHSRGGHWGALLLACEPMEKYA